The genomic segment TGCCCGTGGCGGAAGCTCGGGGAGTCCTTATTCTCTGTATGGCAAAACATAATCTGACAGTAATAGATTATACTCCCCTACAGATTAAACAAGCGGTTGTTGGAAACGGCAGGGCCGAAAAAAATCAGGTTCAGTCCATGGTAGCCCTCATTCTGAAGCTGAAAGAGATCCCCAGGCCTGATCATGCCGCCGATGCTCTGGCGGCAGCCTTATGCCACGCCCATACAGGAGGATTGACTTGATAAACAGCATCAAAGGTGTCATCACAGAAAAAGGTGATTCCTGGATCTGCCTTGAAAATCAGGGGATGGAATGGAATCTCATAGCCTCGGGCACCACCATATCATCCCTGCCGGCCATAGGTAATCAAGCCAGAGTCTTTACCTGGCTCTATCATAAAGAAGATCAGATGGCCCTTTATGGATTTTTCTCCCCTAAAGAACGGTTTCTATTTCTGGATTTAATCTCTGTCAGCGGTGTCGGCCCCAAGGGTGCCATTAAGATATTATCTGCTGTCCGTCCGGATCAATTGATTCTCTATCTTGAAGAAGAGAATCTTGATGGTCTGTCCTCTTTGCCGGGGCTGGGAAAGAAAACAGCTCAGAAAATTCTTCTTCAACTCAGAGGCAAGCTCAGTTGGGATGATTCATACGGTTCAGGAAGT from the Oceanispirochaeta sp. genome contains:
- the ruvC gene encoding crossover junction endodeoxyribonuclease RuvC; amino-acid sequence: MIPILGIDPGLAHAGWGLITHDGMRSRYLAHGVIKTDSKASIADRLLCLYDELSKVIEEYKPGTAGIETLYFAKNVSSAMPVAEARGVLILCMAKHNLTVIDYTPLQIKQAVVGNGRAEKNQVQSMVALILKLKEIPRPDHAADALAAALCHAHTGGLT
- the ruvA gene encoding Holliday junction branch migration protein RuvA, encoding MINSIKGVITEKGDSWICLENQGMEWNLIASGTTISSLPAIGNQARVFTWLYHKEDQMALYGFFSPKERFLFLDLISVSGVGPKGAIKILSAVRPDQLILYLEEENLDGLSSLPGLGKKTAQKILLQLRGKLSWDDSYGSGSGNSGPESEWVESLTAMGFDKRKVLSLVKTLMKDEDISVLSPDKKEQEILRRAIVELSS